In Plantibacter sp. PA-3-X8, one DNA window encodes the following:
- a CDS encoding CDP-alcohol phosphatidyltransferase family protein codes for MDIIGWVNDAATALPDPLIWLLGLLFTTAESGLWLGLVVPGEPVVLLLAAMLDSAPGALVLFLAVALGGSLGDQLGYLVGRRSGGRLRDSAIVRRLGVHGWDRAVEALERRGAQAVFLTRLVPVLRCLTPTAAGVARVPYRSFLAASLLGSLLWSAVYVGVGSLVRATLDTVRQYLGATGWVLLFALVVVVTVVAIARFRRGAAIPGDEAMIPVTLHEKTPLARLRTQLFSDDDWKNLPNAITAGRIVLLPVFAALVITGSYWAALVVGAVVFLSDVADGQIARRMGTVSALGTWLDGVADRLTVVVVAASFAIAQIIPWQVFVVMIVPDLLLAFVAVVAFRGTPEVPVSIAGKIRTVFLFVGFFALLIGLALGGGDPASALYRVFGGVGFVAILLGLLGHFVAATQYARRMVVTWQRQSVRAAR; via the coding sequence GTGGACATCATCGGGTGGGTGAACGACGCCGCGACGGCGCTGCCCGATCCGCTGATCTGGCTCCTCGGGCTCCTATTCACGACCGCCGAGTCCGGCCTCTGGCTCGGCCTCGTCGTCCCCGGTGAACCGGTGGTGCTCCTCCTCGCGGCCATGCTCGACTCCGCCCCCGGTGCCCTCGTGCTGTTCCTCGCGGTCGCCCTCGGCGGGTCGCTCGGGGACCAGCTCGGCTACCTCGTCGGTCGTCGTTCCGGCGGTCGCCTCCGTGACTCGGCCATCGTCCGGCGGCTCGGCGTCCACGGCTGGGACCGCGCGGTCGAGGCGCTCGAGCGGCGCGGGGCCCAGGCCGTCTTCCTCACGAGGCTCGTCCCCGTGCTCCGGTGCCTGACACCGACCGCCGCCGGGGTCGCCCGCGTGCCCTACCGGTCGTTCCTCGCGGCATCGCTGCTGGGCTCCCTCCTCTGGTCCGCCGTCTACGTCGGGGTCGGCTCCCTCGTCCGCGCCACACTCGACACGGTCCGCCAGTACCTCGGTGCCACCGGCTGGGTGCTGCTGTTCGCGCTCGTCGTGGTGGTCACGGTGGTCGCGATCGCCCGATTCCGCCGCGGTGCCGCGATCCCCGGCGACGAGGCGATGATCCCGGTGACCCTGCACGAGAAGACGCCGCTCGCGCGCCTCCGGACGCAGCTGTTCTCCGACGACGACTGGAAGAACCTCCCGAACGCGATCACGGCGGGGCGCATCGTCCTGCTCCCGGTGTTCGCCGCCCTCGTGATCACCGGCTCCTACTGGGCTGCGCTCGTCGTCGGTGCGGTGGTGTTCCTGAGCGACGTCGCCGACGGGCAGATCGCGCGCCGCATGGGCACGGTCTCCGCGCTCGGCACCTGGCTCGACGGGGTCGCCGACCGTCTGACCGTGGTCGTGGTCGCCGCGTCGTTCGCCATCGCGCAGATCATCCCGTGGCAGGTGTTCGTGGTCATGATCGTCCCCGACCTCCTGCTCGCGTTCGTCGCCGTCGTCGCATTCCGCGGGACGCCCGAGGTGCCGGTGAGCATCGCCGGCAAGATCCGGACGGTGTTCCTCTTCGTCGGCTTCTTCGCGCTGCTCATCGGCCTCGCGCTCGGCGGCGGGGATCCGGCGTCGGCGCTCTACCGGGTCTTCGGCGGGGTCGGCTTCGTGGCGATCCTCCTGGGACTCCTCGGCCACTTCGTCGCGGCGACCCAGTATGCGCGACGCATGGTCGTCACCTGGCAGCGACAGAGCGTCCGCGCGGCCCGCTGA
- a CDS encoding carboxypeptidase regulatory-like domain-containing protein, with product MTRRIGAAVLALLGASALALTAAVPAASAATTSSWASWPTFSGSAGSYQGTMTLAGQPALTAALTSDSASGSGLGVISGANTWLAASTPVGAKYGSSRDQPYLNLRPKANNPASPSTTTYSFATPTPPSGWTFVLGDIDADQVEVTAIGPDGVALTADELGFNGGFNYCDPGLSGKPSCSGSATDVPTWDPATQVLRGNAAAQDTAGAAGWFEPSAPISSLTFSFRQRSGAPVYQAWFASIARDVTGTVTDQTTGPLDGVGVRLIDRDGRVVASTTTAGGGAYTFAGYFATDGYTVQLVPPTGKIADGPARAAADLTDADAVADFTVRDIVPVAVSGTALDTDGMPIVGATVTIDGAGSVTTDTDGNYLFDTVPVGEHTVVITPPAGYAVQSPPNVFTVPVGSETPITEQDFVLVANPSLGGVITSGGVGVAGVTVSVDGPNGVESAVTAADGSYRFPLLPAGSYEVSVVAPEGYVVSGAATREEELAGADLDAVDFELARLGTVIGDVRTDTDLPVPAATVTVTTPGGPVALTTTAEGSYGLADLAPGSYEVTLTVPAGYSVPAGGTTTATVVVGTDGAVQTVPTFVLVADEVAPVPPVPTATPSAPAVPSNPAVPSNAGRLPSTGADAMPWIVAAGALFVLGAAGVVTAAVLRRRRANRDELSGE from the coding sequence ATGACCCGCCGCATCGGAGCAGCTGTGCTCGCCCTGCTCGGAGCCTCCGCGCTCGCCCTCACCGCAGCCGTTCCGGCCGCATCCGCCGCGACCACCTCGAGCTGGGCGTCCTGGCCCACGTTCTCCGGGAGCGCCGGGTCGTACCAGGGCACGATGACGCTGGCAGGTCAGCCGGCGCTCACCGCGGCGCTGACGAGCGACTCCGCCAGCGGCAGCGGTCTCGGCGTCATCTCCGGCGCGAACACCTGGCTTGCGGCGTCGACCCCGGTCGGAGCCAAGTACGGTAGCAGCCGCGATCAGCCCTACCTGAACCTCCGACCGAAGGCGAACAACCCGGCGTCGCCCTCGACCACGACCTACTCCTTCGCGACGCCGACGCCACCCTCCGGTTGGACGTTCGTGCTCGGCGACATCGACGCCGACCAGGTCGAGGTGACGGCGATCGGCCCCGACGGCGTGGCCCTCACCGCCGACGAGCTCGGCTTCAACGGCGGCTTCAACTACTGCGACCCGGGTCTCTCGGGCAAGCCCTCCTGCTCGGGTTCCGCGACGGACGTCCCCACCTGGGACCCGGCGACGCAGGTGTTGCGCGGCAACGCCGCCGCCCAGGACACCGCCGGGGCGGCGGGGTGGTTCGAACCCTCCGCCCCGATCTCCAGCCTCACCTTCTCGTTCCGGCAGCGGTCGGGCGCGCCCGTCTACCAGGCGTGGTTCGCGTCGATCGCGCGTGACGTGACCGGCACCGTGACCGACCAGACCACCGGCCCGCTGGACGGCGTCGGCGTCCGCCTCATCGACCGCGACGGTCGCGTGGTGGCGTCGACCACGACCGCTGGTGGCGGCGCCTACACCTTCGCCGGCTACTTCGCGACCGACGGCTACACGGTGCAGCTCGTCCCGCCGACCGGCAAGATCGCCGACGGTCCCGCACGAGCCGCCGCGGACCTCACGGACGCCGACGCCGTCGCGGACTTCACCGTCCGTGACATCGTGCCCGTCGCCGTGTCCGGCACCGCGCTCGACACGGACGGTATGCCGATCGTCGGAGCCACGGTCACGATCGACGGCGCGGGCAGCGTCACCACCGACACCGACGGGAACTACCTCTTCGACACCGTGCCGGTCGGCGAGCACACGGTCGTCATCACGCCGCCCGCGGGTTACGCGGTGCAGAGCCCGCCGAACGTCTTCACGGTCCCGGTCGGGAGCGAGACACCCATCACCGAGCAGGACTTCGTGCTCGTCGCGAATCCCAGTCTCGGCGGGGTGATCACGTCCGGTGGAGTCGGTGTGGCCGGTGTCACCGTGAGCGTCGACGGTCCGAACGGGGTCGAGAGCGCCGTCACGGCCGCCGACGGTTCTTACCGCTTCCCGCTCCTGCCCGCTGGCTCCTACGAGGTCTCGGTCGTCGCCCCGGAGGGTTACGTCGTCTCCGGAGCGGCCACCCGGGAGGAGGAGCTCGCCGGCGCCGATCTCGATGCGGTCGACTTCGAACTCGCTCGGCTCGGCACCGTCATCGGCGACGTCCGCACGGACACCGACCTCCCGGTGCCCGCAGCGACGGTCACGGTGACGACGCCGGGCGGCCCGGTCGCCCTGACCACGACGGCCGAGGGCTCCTACGGGCTCGCCGACCTGGCGCCGGGCAGCTACGAGGTCACGCTGACCGTCCCGGCCGGGTATTCGGTGCCCGCGGGTGGCACCACGACCGCCACCGTCGTCGTCGGCACGGACGGTGCGGTCCAGACGGTGCCCACCTTCGTGCTCGTCGCCGATGAGGTCGCTCCGGTGCCGCCCGTCCCAACGGCGACGCCGAGCGCCCCCGCCGTTCCGAGCAACCCCGCCGTTCCCAGCAACGCGGGTCGTCTGCCCTCGACCGGCGCGGACGCGATGCCGTGGATCGTCGCGGCCGGAGCACTCTTCGTGCTCGGCGCCGCAGGTGTCGTCACCGCGGCCGTCCTGCGTCGTCGACGCGCGAATCGGGACGAGCTGTCCGGCGAATGA
- a CDS encoding DMT family transporter: MPRPPAASPATDTAVATARLPVAAAILAAVCFGTTGTAHALLPVEVGSVAFGAARIVFGGALLVLVWAALGRRSGTARPRRSRTTPLARPALIVAVAVGTIGVAAYQPFFFLGAERNGVAIGTLTALGSAPAITGLLEWAIQRRRPSGRWFLATIVAAAGVAVLSGVTGGGTGAVSVDGLLASVGAGASYALYTLCSKALIEHGWSPLGTIAALFGAAALVSVPILLATETAWILTVPGALAVAWLALVNTVAGYLLFGYALGGLPASRVATLTLFEPMTATLLGILLLGESFGPSTVVGAALLVAGLAILVVPTRSDRRGVDR, encoded by the coding sequence ATGCCCCGTCCACCCGCAGCGAGCCCGGCGACCGACACCGCCGTCGCCACGGCGCGCCTCCCCGTCGCGGCCGCCATCCTCGCCGCCGTGTGCTTCGGGACCACGGGTACGGCTCACGCGCTCCTGCCCGTCGAGGTGGGCTCGGTCGCGTTCGGTGCCGCGCGCATCGTCTTCGGCGGAGCGCTCCTCGTCCTCGTCTGGGCCGCCCTCGGACGGCGCTCCGGGACTGCACGACCGCGTCGGTCTCGGACCACGCCCCTCGCCCGGCCCGCCCTGATCGTCGCCGTCGCCGTCGGCACCATCGGCGTGGCCGCGTACCAGCCGTTCTTCTTCCTCGGCGCGGAACGCAACGGCGTCGCGATCGGGACACTCACGGCGCTCGGCTCCGCCCCGGCCATCACGGGCCTCCTCGAGTGGGCGATCCAGCGTCGACGCCCGAGCGGCCGCTGGTTCCTGGCCACGATCGTCGCCGCAGCCGGGGTCGCCGTCCTGTCCGGAGTGACGGGCGGTGGCACCGGAGCCGTCTCGGTGGACGGATTGCTCGCATCCGTCGGAGCCGGCGCCTCGTACGCGCTCTACACGCTCTGCAGCAAGGCGCTCATCGAGCACGGCTGGTCGCCGCTCGGCACCATAGCGGCCCTGTTCGGCGCAGCGGCGCTCGTCTCGGTGCCGATCCTCCTCGCCACGGAGACCGCCTGGATCCTCACCGTGCCCGGTGCACTCGCGGTCGCGTGGCTCGCGCTCGTGAACACGGTGGCCGGGTACCTGCTCTTCGGCTACGCGCTGGGCGGGCTGCCGGCGTCGCGGGTCGCGACGCTCACCCTCTTCGAGCCGATGACCGCCACGCTCCTCGGCATCCTCCTGCTCGGCGAGTCCTTCGGACCGTCCACGGTGGTCGGCGCGGCACTCCTCGTGGCCGGACTCGCGATCCTGGTGGTGCCGACGCGCTCCGACCGCCGCGGGGTCGACCGATGA
- a CDS encoding GntR family transcriptional regulator, which translates to MTAVDAVADALREDILDGRLGADEPLRETALTDRFGVNRHTVRAALQALAAERLVTFEPYRGARVRAFSDAEVLALMEYRTAIEAEAVRLLRTRAEPGSRPAASIVAANDSLRRICLDRPGDHRAIEVAHAELHHAIVAAARSPRLSEAHAGLLAELGLFMVQLRSVLPPEELIDQHDRLLHALSGDHGEAELRGHLAHSAEQLIALRRSAP; encoded by the coding sequence ATGACCGCGGTCGACGCCGTCGCGGACGCGCTCCGGGAGGACATCCTCGACGGACGACTCGGCGCGGACGAGCCACTTCGGGAGACCGCCCTCACCGACCGGTTCGGCGTCAACCGGCACACCGTCCGAGCGGCGCTGCAGGCACTCGCGGCGGAGCGCCTGGTCACGTTCGAGCCCTACCGAGGCGCACGGGTGCGGGCGTTCAGCGACGCCGAGGTCCTCGCCCTCATGGAGTACCGGACGGCGATCGAGGCCGAGGCGGTCCGGCTGCTGCGAACGCGTGCGGAACCAGGATCACGTCCCGCGGCATCGATCGTCGCAGCGAACGACAGTCTCCGACGCATCTGCCTCGACCGACCCGGCGATCACCGCGCCATCGAGGTCGCGCACGCCGAGCTGCACCACGCGATCGTCGCCGCGGCCCGGAGCCCTCGACTGAGCGAGGCGCACGCCGGCCTGCTCGCCGAGCTCGGCCTGTTCATGGTGCAGCTCCGGAGCGTCCTCCCGCCCGAGGAACTCATCGACCAGCACGACCGACTCCTCCACGCGCTCAGCGGCGACCACGGTGAGGCGGAGCTCCGCGGGCACCTCGCGCACTCGGCGGAGCAGCTCATCGCCCTCCGCCGGTCGGCCCCCTGA
- a CDS encoding cell wall metabolism sensor histidine kinase WalK, with product MTGIAAVIAAVLAVSGILTIVTVEGSVTAVVDTQLTGSMEAFEHSVVKFHDQQAGAGAVVDPDATRGEPGYVKPFVDYVGHGPGTLIALVADGGVVDSARFTQSNATALDVRTKALIEEAVAVDSSERQNIELGSLGGYRLEFLDHGDGETLVAGVSLATPRAAVQQEAIVIAILAVLALAVTIVGAIIVVRLGLRPLSRVAAAAEEVSTLQLERGDTGIDVRVDQADTDPRTEIGKVGEALNGLIDHVDRALAVRAATDKRMRRFVTDASHELRTPLAAIQGYAELTRQDSENLPPMTEHALARIESEATRMSSLVSELLLLARLDEGQDLHLDDVDLSDLVAAAVSDAAVSAPAHHWSVDVPERAIIVRGDRERLHQLVVNLLSNAAVHTPAGTSVVTRISAPKSPGESQRAALTIADDGPGIDEAFLPELFDRFARADSSRSRAAGSTGLGLAIALSIAEGHEGSIEVASSSAGTTFTVTLPWSGPSEQHLAVRPAADATATRPEAVTSTRG from the coding sequence GTGACGGGCATCGCGGCGGTCATCGCAGCGGTCCTCGCGGTGTCGGGCATCCTGACGATCGTCACGGTCGAAGGGTCGGTCACCGCCGTCGTCGACACCCAGCTCACCGGGTCGATGGAGGCCTTCGAGCACTCCGTGGTGAAGTTCCACGATCAGCAGGCCGGTGCCGGAGCGGTGGTGGACCCCGACGCCACGCGCGGTGAGCCCGGCTACGTCAAGCCGTTCGTGGACTACGTCGGCCACGGGCCCGGCACGCTCATCGCGCTCGTCGCGGACGGTGGGGTCGTCGACTCCGCGCGTTTCACCCAGTCCAACGCGACGGCGCTCGACGTGCGGACGAAGGCGCTCATCGAGGAGGCCGTCGCGGTCGACAGCTCCGAGCGACAGAACATCGAGCTGGGGTCGCTCGGCGGGTACCGGCTCGAGTTCCTCGACCACGGCGACGGCGAGACCCTCGTGGCCGGCGTCTCGCTCGCCACCCCGCGTGCCGCCGTGCAGCAGGAGGCGATCGTCATCGCGATCCTCGCCGTGCTCGCGCTCGCGGTCACCATCGTCGGGGCGATCATCGTGGTCCGCCTCGGGCTCCGACCGTTGTCCCGCGTGGCCGCCGCCGCCGAGGAGGTGTCCACCCTGCAACTCGAGCGTGGCGACACCGGGATCGACGTGCGGGTCGATCAGGCCGACACCGATCCCCGGACGGAGATCGGCAAGGTCGGCGAGGCGCTCAACGGCCTCATCGACCACGTCGACCGCGCACTCGCCGTCCGTGCCGCGACCGACAAGCGCATGCGCCGGTTCGTCACCGACGCGAGCCACGAACTCCGGACGCCGCTCGCTGCGATCCAGGGCTACGCCGAGCTCACCCGTCAGGACAGCGAGAACCTCCCGCCCATGACGGAGCACGCGCTCGCCCGCATCGAGTCGGAGGCGACCCGGATGAGTTCGCTCGTCAGCGAGTTGCTCCTGTTGGCGCGTCTCGACGAGGGCCAGGACCTGCACCTCGACGACGTCGACCTGAGCGACCTCGTCGCCGCCGCCGTGAGCGACGCGGCCGTCTCGGCACCGGCGCACCACTGGTCGGTCGACGTGCCGGAGCGCGCGATCATCGTGCGCGGCGACCGCGAGCGTCTCCACCAGCTCGTCGTGAACCTGCTGTCGAACGCCGCCGTGCACACCCCGGCCGGCACCTCCGTGGTCACCCGCATCAGCGCACCGAAGAGTCCCGGCGAGTCGCAGCGCGCCGCGCTGACGATCGCCGACGACGGACCCGGCATCGACGAGGCCTTCCTCCCCGAACTCTTCGACCGATTCGCCCGGGCGGACTCGTCGCGCTCGCGTGCCGCCGGCAGCACGGGCCTCGGCCTGGCGATCGCGCTGTCGATCGCCGAGGGCCACGAAGGCTCGATCGAGGTCGCCTCGTCGTCCGCCGGCACCACGTTCACCGTGACGCTGCCGTGGTCGGGCCCGTCCGAGCAGCACCTCGCGGTCCGGCCGGCGGCCGACGCCACCGCGACGCGGCCGGAGGCGGTCACCTCGACGCGAGGCTGA
- a CDS encoding response regulator transcription factor gives MPSDLPTQIVDSGRRRAVLAKLPRMYRADGSPIRVLLVDDEAVLTDLVSLALGYEGWVVDVATNGREAVQRYRTERPDVVVLDIMLPDMDGLSVLRQLRSFSQGEPESGTPTLFLTARDSVDDRIMGLTAGGDDYMTKPFSLEELVARLRGLLRRTAHVVSDDDSRITIGGLFLDERSYEVSRDGEPVALTTTEFELLRYFMRNPKRVLSRAQILDRVWNYDFAGKASIVDLYVSYLRKKIDADRAPMIHTVRGVGYVLRPVE, from the coding sequence ATGCCCTCCGACCTGCCAACGCAGATCGTCGACTCGGGGCGCCGCCGGGCGGTCCTCGCCAAGCTACCGCGGATGTACCGGGCCGACGGTTCACCCATCCGCGTCCTCCTCGTCGACGACGAAGCGGTCCTGACCGACCTCGTGAGCCTGGCCCTCGGCTACGAGGGGTGGGTCGTGGACGTCGCCACCAACGGTCGCGAGGCCGTCCAGCGCTACCGCACGGAACGTCCGGACGTCGTGGTCCTCGACATCATGCTGCCCGACATGGACGGACTGAGCGTCCTGCGCCAGCTCCGCAGCTTCTCGCAGGGGGAGCCGGAATCGGGCACCCCGACCCTGTTCCTCACCGCTCGCGACTCGGTGGACGACCGCATCATGGGACTCACCGCCGGCGGCGACGACTACATGACGAAGCCGTTCTCGCTGGAGGAGCTCGTGGCCCGTCTCCGCGGTCTCCTCCGCCGCACCGCGCACGTCGTGTCCGACGACGACTCCCGCATCACGATCGGCGGGCTCTTCCTCGACGAGCGCAGCTACGAGGTCAGCCGTGACGGCGAGCCGGTGGCGCTCACCACGACCGAGTTCGAACTGCTGCGCTACTTCATGCGCAATCCGAAGCGCGTGCTGAGTCGTGCCCAGATCCTCGACCGCGTGTGGAACTACGACTTCGCCGGCAAGGCCAGCATCGTCGACCTCTACGTCTCCTACCTCCGCAAGAAGATCGACGCCGACCGTGCGCCGATGATCCACACCGTCCGCGGTGTCGGATACGTGCTGCGGCCGGTCGAATGA
- a CDS encoding GNAT family N-acetyltransferase encodes MTRAEPLGTSFAPRRRRTAGATAEPADRIRIGLAAAVRALRPLFPAGVSRPRFLRGPRIEAPVDAHPISTDRLVLRRHRLEDAEAWYRIQSTPAVVEHLPWPVRDREASREHLRHRVRHSRLWQSGDFLALAVEHDGRLVGDVSLHLREVHPAERSVEIGWVLDPAVGGRGLASEASEAMIDLAFRELGAKTVTAVIEPENTRSIALAERLGFLRATAPRRSSSITFAITPSLLAARRAERVEARHTGSTVTRP; translated from the coding sequence ATGACCCGAGCAGAGCCCCTGGGCACGTCGTTCGCCCCCCGCCGTCGTCGGACGGCCGGAGCGACGGCCGAGCCTGCGGACCGGATCCGGATCGGCCTCGCCGCCGCCGTCCGTGCTCTGCGTCCCCTGTTCCCGGCAGGTGTCTCACGTCCTCGATTCCTCCGCGGGCCGCGGATCGAGGCTCCCGTCGACGCGCACCCGATCAGCACCGACCGTCTCGTCCTGCGTCGCCACCGGTTGGAGGACGCCGAGGCCTGGTACCGCATCCAGTCCACACCGGCGGTCGTCGAGCACCTGCCGTGGCCGGTCCGCGACCGGGAGGCGTCCCGTGAGCACCTGCGCCACCGCGTCCGGCACAGCCGCCTCTGGCAGTCGGGCGACTTCCTCGCCCTGGCCGTGGAGCACGACGGGCGGCTCGTCGGCGATGTCTCCCTGCATCTCCGGGAGGTCCATCCCGCCGAGCGCTCGGTCGAGATCGGATGGGTCCTCGACCCCGCCGTCGGCGGACGCGGTCTCGCGAGCGAGGCCTCCGAGGCGATGATCGACCTGGCCTTCCGCGAGCTCGGGGCGAAGACCGTCACAGCCGTCATCGAGCCGGAGAACACCAGGTCCATCGCCCTCGCCGAGCGGCTCGGCTTCCTGCGGGCGACCGCGCCGCGCCGGTCGTCGAGCATCACCTTCGCGATCACGCCCTCACTCCTCGCCGCGCGTCGTGCAGAACGCGTCGAAGCCAGGCACACGGGGTCCACCGTCACGCGCCCCTGA
- a CDS encoding dihydroxyacetone kinase family protein encodes MTRLWNRPADFADEMVDGFVRANGRWVRKVSGGVSRSTRSAEPEVALVIGGGSGHYPAFAGLVGPGLAHGAAMGNLFASPSAHQVESVVRASEQGRGVLLSYGNYAGDVLHFTAAQDAVKADGIDCRTVTVTDDIFSAPPTELEKRRGIAGDLTVFKVAGGAASGGYSIDDVERVAILANARTRSMGVAFSGCTLPGADEPLFSVPEGRMAVGLGIHGEPGIDETDIPSADGLAELFVHHLLNEAEIPDGVTPNGARVVPILNGLGSVKSEELFVVYDRIASLLEDAGITLVDPQVGEFCTSFDMAGVSLTLLWVDEELERLWSAAADTPAFRTGAVDSGALETVAADDTEDVAFVVPDASPESQESAAVVADAISAIQELLAEHADELGRLDAIVGDGDHGIGMDRGATAAAAEAERLREAGAGVATLLDRSGDAWSDRAGGTSGALWGVMLRTLGERLGDAERPTATAVSEGVTAAKDAVMRYGKASVGDKTLVDALVPFADTLAERVAAGDDLSTAWTTAAAAATAAAHDTAGLMPGMGRARSHGSKAVGVEDPGAVSLALIVERVGTLLTEH; translated from the coding sequence ATGACCAGGCTCTGGAACCGACCGGCCGACTTCGCGGACGAGATGGTGGACGGCTTCGTCCGCGCCAACGGACGCTGGGTGCGCAAGGTCTCCGGCGGGGTGTCGCGCTCCACGAGGTCCGCGGAGCCGGAGGTCGCCCTCGTGATCGGTGGCGGATCCGGCCACTACCCCGCCTTCGCCGGCCTCGTCGGCCCGGGACTCGCCCACGGTGCGGCCATGGGCAACCTCTTCGCGTCGCCGTCCGCACACCAGGTGGAGAGCGTCGTCCGCGCGAGCGAGCAGGGTCGCGGCGTCCTCCTCAGCTACGGCAACTACGCCGGCGACGTGTTGCACTTCACCGCGGCGCAGGACGCCGTGAAGGCCGACGGCATCGACTGCCGCACCGTCACCGTGACCGACGACATCTTCAGCGCACCGCCCACCGAACTCGAGAAGCGGCGCGGGATCGCGGGCGACCTCACCGTCTTCAAGGTCGCTGGCGGTGCGGCATCGGGCGGGTACTCCATCGACGACGTCGAGCGCGTGGCGATCCTCGCCAACGCCCGGACCCGTTCGATGGGCGTCGCGTTCTCCGGGTGCACGCTGCCCGGTGCCGACGAGCCGTTGTTCTCCGTGCCGGAGGGACGGATGGCCGTCGGGCTCGGCATCCACGGCGAGCCCGGTATCGACGAGACCGACATCCCCTCCGCCGACGGGTTGGCGGAGTTGTTCGTGCACCACCTCCTGAACGAGGCCGAGATCCCGGACGGCGTCACGCCGAACGGCGCACGCGTCGTCCCGATCCTCAACGGCCTCGGCTCCGTGAAGTCGGAGGAGCTGTTCGTCGTCTACGACCGCATCGCCTCCCTACTGGAGGACGCCGGGATCACCCTCGTCGATCCGCAGGTCGGTGAGTTCTGCACGAGCTTCGACATGGCTGGCGTCTCGCTCACCCTGCTCTGGGTCGACGAGGAGCTGGAGCGACTGTGGAGTGCCGCTGCGGACACGCCCGCGTTCCGCACGGGCGCCGTCGACTCCGGCGCGCTCGAGACCGTCGCCGCCGACGACACCGAGGACGTCGCCTTCGTCGTGCCGGACGCCTCGCCCGAGTCGCAGGAGTCGGCGGCCGTCGTGGCCGACGCGATCTCCGCGATCCAGGAGCTCCTCGCGGAGCACGCGGACGAGCTGGGACGCCTCGACGCCATCGTCGGCGACGGCGACCACGGCATCGGCATGGACCGCGGGGCGACCGCTGCCGCCGCCGAGGCCGAGCGCCTGCGTGAGGCCGGTGCCGGCGTCGCGACGCTGCTCGACCGCTCGGGCGACGCCTGGTCCGACCGCGCCGGTGGCACCTCGGGCGCTCTGTGGGGCGTCATGCTCCGCACCCTCGGCGAGCGCCTCGGCGACGCCGAACGCCCGACCGCCACCGCCGTGAGCGAGGGCGTGACCGCAGCGAAGGACGCCGTCATGCGCTATGGCAAGGCCTCCGTCGGCGACAAGACGCTCGTCGACGCCCTGGTCCCGTTCGCCGACACGCTCGCAGAACGCGTCGCCGCCGGCGACGACCTCTCCACCGCCTGGACCACCGCGGCGGCGGCAGCAACCGCTGCGGCACACGACACGGCCGGTCTCATGCCCGGCATGGGTCGCGCCCGCTCGCACGGCTCGAAGGCCGTCGGCGTCGAGGACCCGGGAGCCGTCTCCCTCGCCCTCATCGTCGAG